Proteins encoded in a region of the Magallana gigas chromosome 8, xbMagGiga1.1, whole genome shotgun sequence genome:
- the LOC105334969 gene encoding ankyrin repeat domain-containing protein 17 isoform X2, giving the protein MNCSKTNGYMCIPNESFTELLEFCYDHPRILILEGTCLYFSRQCSDVEVYNCRNFEYGCPSTHYPSSKIYEYPSCIHVERGCFVAEPFCKSQPPQKENEFNVATLSISLGVSILAFFLCVLLFYFIKKRKFGICKGRSDDRYDEEMKLLLYGNEPMDNYKESPFDKAIFEQWEQENEWFIPSRACSAVENKTKSQNLVIVTGKSGCGKSAIIQHIALKYRKEGWTVKPVKDFEEIVSVPFIETQFKKILFVCNDPLGKESLDDILYNKWEKYEEALTYFLKRAKLLMSCRKCVLSDKKVKGLITDASNIIDINTDCCKLTEKEKENILKIYKIDETFSKEECDEIVQIEEYFPLLCKLYSRKSEIEGLDFFKKPEKVLAEEIRGLRRKKREQYCALILIMLFNNSICVEDILENKEKFKHALECCGMDMKTTVYSIMDELETLKGFLTKKIENTYHFYHDLVMEVATFIIGTDFPTTVLKYADIGFLRRRVRLETENDIRNKFTIYILDRHINQLGKRFYSEIFGERLLDVVLNPCLQKENVIKVFEDQLKNDLEKRQMIKKIKHQTNQQKLHQKSTKLDLSKIAFVNLENEVSCLFALIVFGHTDLSLHCLKSLKETEVNLTGSSLFPAVCCNGSVKLFNWFIGNYSECLTEKWGGLSPIHIVTVFQHSDILKALIDITGVDVNLKIDKRNEPNLLISPTEQVTEINTDLKKEHLIRKQSNKKQRLISNKEDIIPCLKNEISPLYIACFDGHDSIVKLFLSNGAKINSCDEDGTSPLYIACKNRHVSTVQLLLSNGADLNLCKKNGAGPLFIACQNRHNSTVQLLLSNGADINLCDEDGTSPLSIACQNGHDSTVQLLLSNGADINLCMEDGTSPLTAACFDGHDSTVQLLLSNGAEINLCKKNGAGPLFIACQNGHDSTVQLLLSNRADIQLCMEDGTSPLTAACFDGHDSTVQLLLSNGADINLCKKNGAGPLFIACQNGHDSTVQLLLSNRADIQLCMEDGTSPLTAACFDGHDSTVQLLLSNGADINLCKKNGAGPLFIACQNGHDSTVQLLLSNGADINLCDEDGTSPLSIACQNGHDSTVQLLLSNGADINLCDEDGTSPLSIACQNGHLSTVQLLLSNGADIQLCMEDGTSPLTAACFDGHDSTVQLLLSNGAEINLCKKNGAGPLFIACQNGHDSTVQLLLSNRADIQLCMEDGTSPLTAACFDGHDSTVQLLLSNGADINLCKKNGAGPLFIACQNGHDSTVQLLLSNRADIQLCMEDGTSPLTAACFDGHDSTVQLLLSNGADINLCKKNGAGPLFIACQNGHDSTVQLLLSNGADINLCDEDGTSPLSIACQNGHDSTVQLLLSNGADINLCDEDGTSPLSIACQNGHLSTVQLLLSNGADIQLCMEDGTSPLTAACFDGHDSTVQLLLSNGAEINLCKKNGAGPLFIACQNGHDSTVQLLLSNRADIQLCMEDGTSPLTAACFDGHDSTVQLLLSNGADINLCKKNGAGPLFIACQNGHDSTVELLLSNGADINLCDEDGTSPLSIACQNGHDSTVQLLLSNGADIQLCMEDGTSPLTAACFDGHDSTVQLLLSNGADINLCKKNGAGPLFIACQNGHDSTVQLLLSNGADIQLCMEDGTSPLTAACFDGHDSTVQLLLSNGADINLCKKNGAGPLFIACQNGHDSTVQLLLRNGADIQLCMEDGTSPLTAACFDGHDSTVQLLLKNGADIKLCAKDRSSPLNKACQNGHDSIVQLLLEYGADINLCDVDGASPLYIACQNGHDSTIQLLLNNEADINLCDEDGASPLYIACQKGHDSTLQLLLNNGADINLCANDGGSPLYIACENGHDSTVHLLLINGADINSCDKYKASPLFIACQEGHDSTVQLLLQNGAEINLCDEKGASPLYKACQNGYDSIVQFLLNNGSDINMCANDGASPLSIARQNGHLSTVQLLRNNGADK; this is encoded by the coding sequence aATCACCATTTGACAAAGCTATATTTGAACAATGGGAGCAAGAAAACGAATGGTTTATTCCGTCACGAGCTTGCAGTGCGGTTGAAAATAAAACGAAAAGCCAGAATCTAGTGATTGTTACAGGAAAGTCAGGTTGTGGTAAGTCGGCCATCATTCAACATATTGCACTTAAATACAGAAAAGAAGGCTGGACCGTCAAACCAGTAAAAGATTTTGAAGAAATAGTATCTGTTCCGTTCATAGAaacacagtttaaaaaaatcctttttgttTGTAATGACCCACTTGGAAAAGAATCGCTGGATgacattttatacaataaatggGAAAAATATGAGGAGgcattgacatattttctaaaaCGCGCAAAACTTCTGATGTCGTGTAGGAAATGTGTTCTTTctgataaaaaagtaaaaggacTTATTACTGATGCATCAAACATTATAGACATCAATACTGACTGCTGCAAATTAACtgagaaagaaaaggaaaacattttaaaaatatacaaaatcgATGAAACATTTTCTAAAGAGGAGTGTGACGAAATAGTTCAAATTGAAGAGTATTTTCCattattatgtaaattatattCTAGAAAGAGCGAAATCGAAGgactggatttttttaaaaaacccgaAAAAGTTTTAGCAGAGGAAATAAGAGGactcagaagaaaaaaaagagaacaaTATTGTGCTTTGATTCTTATCATGCTTTTCAACAATAGTATCTGCGTTGAAGATATActagaaaacaaagaaaaattcaaacatgCATTGGAATGTTGTGGAATGGATATGAAGACGACAGTTTATTCGATAATGGACGAACTTGAAACCCTCAAGGGTTTTTTGACTAAAAAGATTGAaaacacttatcatttttatcacGATCTTGTAATGGAAGTCGCTACTTTTATAATTGGAACAGATTTTCCtacaacagttttaaaatacgCCGATATTGGTTTTCTCCGTAGACGAGTGAGATTGGAAACAGAAAATGATATCCGTAACAagtttaccatatatattttggaCAGGCATATCAATCAGCTTGGGAAAAGAttttattctgaaatttttGGAGAGCGACTGTTAGATGTAGTCCTTAATCCATGTTTACAAAAGGAAAATGTAATAAAGGTGTTTGAAGACCAactaaaaaatgatttagaaaaGCGACAAAtgatcaaaaaaataaaacatcaaactAATCAACAGAAACTTCATCAAAAGTCAACAAAATTGGATTTGTCAAAAATTGCCTTTGTAAATTTGGAAAATGAAGTATCATGCCTCTTTGCTTTGATTGTATTTGGTCACACAGATTTATCATTACATTgtcttaaatctttaaaagaaaCAGAAGTCAATTTAACGGGCAGTTCTTTGTTCCCGGCAGTGTGTTGCAATGGTTcagtaaaattgtttaattggTTTATAGGAAATTATAGTGAATGTTTGACGGAGAAATGGGGAGGTCTCTCTCCTATTCACATTGTTACCGTCTTCcaacattctgatattctaaaAGCATTGATTGATATCACCGGTGTCGATGTAAATTTGAAGATCGACAAAAGAAATGAGCCGAATCTTTTGATTTCACCAACTGAACAAGTTACAGAAATAAACACGGATCTGAAAAAGGAACATTTAATTAGGAAACAAAGCAACAAAAAACAACGTttaataagtaataaagaaGATATTATTCcatgtttgaaaaatgaaataagtcCTCTCTATATTGCTTGTTTTGATGGACATGATAGCATAGTCAAACTGTTTCTAAGTAATGGagcaaaaattaattcatgtgatGAGGACGGAACTAGTCCTCTATATATAGCTTGTAAAAACAGACATGTTAGTACTGttcaacttttactgagtaatggagcagatcttaatttatgcaagaaaaacggagccggtcctctctttatagcttgtcaaaacagACAcaatagcactgtacaacttttactgagtaatggagcagatattaatctaTGTGACGAggacggaaccagtcctctctctatagcttgtcaaaacggacacgatagcactgtacaacttttactgagtaatggagcagatattaatctaTGCATGGAggacggaaccagtcctcttACTGCAGCTTGTTTTGACgggcatgatagcactgtacaacttttactaagtaatggagcagaaattaatttatgcaagaaaaacggagccggtcctctctttatagcttgtcaaaacgggcatgatagcactgtacaacttttactgagtaatagAGCAGACATTCAACTATGCATGGAggacggaaccagtcctcttACTGCAGCTTGTTTTGACgggcatgatagcactgtacaacttttactaagtaatggagcagacattaatttatgcaagaaaaacggagccggtcctctctttatagcttgtcaaaacggacacgatagcactgtacaacttttactgagtaatagAGCAGACATTCAACTATGCATGGAggacggaaccagtcctcttACTGCAGCTTGTTTTGACgggcatgatagcactgtacaacttttactaagtaatggagcagacattaatttatgcaagaaaaacggagccggtcctctctttatagcttgtcaaaacggacacgatagcactgtacaacttttactgagtaatggagcagatattaatctaTGTGACGAggacggaaccagtcctctctctatagcttgtcaaaacggacatgatagcactgtacaacttttactgagtaatggagcagatattaatctaTGTGACGAggacggaaccagtcctctctctatagcttgtcaaaacggacatttaagcactgtacaacttttactgagtaatggagcagacattcaACTATGCATGGAggacggaaccagtcctcttACTGCAGCTTGTTTTGACgggcatgatagcactgtacaacttttactaagtaatggagcagaaattaatttatgcaagaaaaacggagccggtcctctctttatagcttgtcaaaacgggcatgatagcactgtacaacttttactgagtaatagAGCAGACATTCAACTATGCATGGAggacggaaccagtcctcttACTGCAGCTTGTTTTGACgggcatgatagcactgtacaacttttactaagtaatggagcagacattaatttatgcaagaaaaacggagccggtcctctctttatagcttgtcaaaacggacacgatagcactgtacaacttttactgagtaatagAGCAGACATTCAACTATGCATGGAggacggaaccagtcctcttACTGCAGCTTGTTTTGACgggcatgatagcactgtacaacttttactaagtaatggagcagacattaatttatgcaagaaaaacggagccggtcctctctttatagcttgtcaaaacggacacgatagcactgtacaacttttactgagtaatggagcagatattaatctaTGTGACGAggacggaaccagtcctctctctatagcttgtcaaaacggacatgatagcactgtacaacttttactgagtaatggagcagatattaatctaTGTGACGAggacggaaccagtcctctctctatagcttgtcaaaacggacatttaagcactgtacaacttttactgagtaatggagcagacattcaACTATGCATGGAggacggaaccagtcctcttACTGCAGCTTGTTTTGACgggcatgatagcactgtacaacttttactaagtaatggagcagaaattaatttatgcaagaaaaacggagccggtcctctctttatagcttgtcaaaacgggcatgatagcactgtacaacttttactgagtaatagAGCAGACATTCAACTATGCATGGAggacggaaccagtcctcttACTGCAGCTTGTTTTGACgggcatgatagcactgtacaacttttactaagtaatggagcagacattaatttatgcaagaaaaacggagccggtcctctctttatagcttgtcaaaacggacacgATAGCACTGTagaacttttactgagtaatggagcagatattaatctaTGTGACGAggacggaaccagtcctctctctatagcttgtcaaaacggacatgatagcactgtacaacttttactgagtaatggagcagacattcaACTATGCATGGAggacggaaccagtcctcttACTGCAGCTTGTTTTGACgggcatgatagcactgtacaacttttactaagtaatggagcagacattaatttatgcaagaaaaacggagccggtcctctctttatagcttgtcaaaacggacatgatagcactgtacaacttttactgagtaatggagcagacattcaACTATGCATGGAggacggaaccagtcctcttACTGCAGCTTGTTTTGACgggcatgatagcactgtacaacttttactaagtaatggagcagacattaatttatgcaagaaaaacggagccggtcctctctttatagcttgtcaaaacggacatgatagcactgtacaacttttactgagaaATGGAGCAGACATTCAACTATGCATGGAggacggaaccagtcctcttACTGCAGCTTGTTTTGACgggcatgatagcactgtacaacttttactgaagaatggagcagacattaagtTATGTGCAAAGGACAGATCTAGTCCTCTCAAtaaagcttgtcaaaacggacatgatagcattgTACAACTTCTACTGGAatatggagcagacattaatttatgtgatgtggacggagccagtcctctttatatagcttgtcaaaacggacatgatagcacgatacaacttttactgaataatgaagcagacattaatttatgtgatgaggacggagccagtcctctctatatagcttgtcaaaaaggacatgatagcactctacaacttttactgaataatggagcagacattaatttatgtgcaAACGACGGAggcagtcctctctatatagcttgtgaaaacggacatgatagcactgtacaccttttactgattaatggagcagacattaattcatGTGATAAATACAAagccagtcctctctttatagcttgtcaagaaggacatgatagcacagtacaacttTTACTGCAGAATGGAGCCGAAATTAATTTATGTGATGAGAagggagccagtcctctctataaagcttgtcaaaacggataTGATAgcattgtacaatttttactgaATAATGGATCAGACATTAATATGTGTGCAAacgacggagccagtcctctttcTATTGCTCGTCAAAACGGACATttaagcactgtacaacttttacgaAATAATGGAGCAGACAAATGA